A stretch of DNA from Parvularcula bermudensis HTCC2503:
AATGAAGGCGGCAAAGGCACCCTGAATGGCATATCCCCCCGCCTTTCCCGACCATTGATGACTGTCGAGATAAAGGTCGATTTCTGTGTGGCTGAGGGTTTTGACCTTGACCCGCGTTTCTACGATCCGGGTTCTGATCTTTTCGCGGTTGGCCCCTGCACAGGCCATCCCCGTATAAACACGGTGCGATCGGCCGGAGAGGAGCGACAAACACGTGGCCGCCTCGTCGCGGGTTTCGGCCTTCGGTAAGATCCGCCTTCCCGCCGCCACGACGGTGTCACCACTGACCACCACATCCCCGGGATAGCGGTCGGCCACCACCATCGCCTTTTCCTCGGCCAGCCGCCCCGCCAAGAGCCGCGGCAACTCATCCTCCCGCGGGGTTTCATCGATATCGGCGGGATGGATCTCGTCGGGAGGATACCCAATTTGCGTCAGCAACGCCCGACGCCGTGCCGACCCGCTCGCCAAGATCAGGCGCGGACCCGCCTTACTTTGCGTGTCGTTCGACCCCGTTTCTGACATGGGCTCTCCGCTCCCCGCGGCCCCTACTTAAAGCGGTAGGTGATACGCCCCTTGGATAGATCATAGGGGCTCATCTCAACTAGCACCTTATCGCCAGCGAGAACGCGGATTCGATTCTTCCGCATTTTTCCCGCCGTGTGAGCAATGATCTCATGGTCATTGTCGAGTTTCACGCGGAAATTCGCGTTCGGCAACAATTCCTCAACCGTGCCCTGAAACTCGAGAAGCTCTTCCTTCGCCATGCAGATCCTTTACCAAAATGAAGAAGGCATTTGCCCCTCCGCTCCGCAAAGGTCAAGAAGCAGGACTGATGGCGGTCGTCGATTGAAACTCAGAATTGATCCGCTCGGCCAAACAATCCCGGCAGAGGCGATAGGCCCGGCGCAACTCTTCGTCGCCGCCGCGTATATCGGTGGGGTTATCGATTTCCCAGTAGCTCACATTCCCTGACAACCGGCGTGCCTCCGCCGCCGCCTCGGGCGACAGCGCGATCACGCGGTCAAACTCGGCCAAGTCGACATCCGCAAAGGTCTGAGGGGGCCGTTGCGGGACGGGGAGATCATTTTCGAGCAGCACTTCGGCGACGAAGGGGTCCAGCATCCCTTCATACACGCCGCAGCTTTCGACCCGCGTCCCGGGGCCAAGCAGCCGCCGGGCCAGGGCCTCTGCGATCGGCGAGCGGACCGAATTCATATTACACGCAAACAGGATCGAACGCGTCGCTTTCCCCATCTTCAGCGGTCTCCCCTGCTCGACGCCCGAAGCGAGATACTGCAGATCAGCGTAAACAGCCGGCGGGCCGTATCGAAATCCGTCGAGATCTTTCCTTCAAGGCGCTTTTGTAACAGCTCGGTGGCTTCATTGTGGACCGAGCGCCGCGCCATATCCACCGTTTCGAGCTTTTCGGGCATCGCGGCCCGGATCGCATCGTAATAGGTTTCACAGAGCATGAAATAGTCTTTGATCAACCGCCGAAAGGGGGTCATCGACAGATGGTGCTGGATCAGGGGGTCCCCCGCTTCGGTACTGACATCGAACACCAATCGGCCGTTCTGCTCAAACAATTTCAGGCGGTAAGGGCCTTTATCCTCCCCCCCGACCGGCGCGAAGCGATTCTCCTCAAGCAGATCATGCATGGCAACTTTGCGCTCATGATCGACCTCCGAAGAGCGTGCCCCGAGGGAACCTTCATCAATATCGATGGCGACGAGCCGTTCGGTCATCTTGATCCGTCGTTCAATTGAACCTGTCCTTGCGCCAGTTTCCCCCGCCTGTGAAGCCGGAGGGCCTGTCCATGGCGCTATTGGCCACGATCCTCAAGCCGTTGTCTCACGCTCTCACCATGGGCCCAGAGCCCTTCCTTCTCCGCAAGGGTCATGGCCAGCGGCCCGATCACCTCGAGGCTCTCCGCAGAACATCCGATCAGACTGGAACGCTTCAGAAAATCGGCCACCGACAGCCCAGAAGAAAAGCGCGCGGCCCGGGCCGTCGGCAGAACATGGTTCGGCCCGGCGACATAATCCCCCACCGCTTCTGGGGTATGCCTGCCGAGGAAAATGGCCCCGGCATGGCGGATCGAGGGGAGGAGGTCCTCCGGCTTGTCGACGGCCAGTTCAAGATGTTCCGGTGCCAGACGGTTGACCACCTCCATGCCGTCACCCCCAAGACGCCGTACCACGATCAAAGCGGAATTCTGTTCCCAGGCCCGGCGCGTGATCGCTTCCCGCGGAGAGACAGCGAGCAAGTCTTCCGCCGCCCCCTCCACAGCATCGGCAAAGGCCGCATCGTCGGTAATCAATATGCTCTGCGAGGAAGGGTCGTGCTCCGCCTGGCTGAGGAGGTCCGCTGCCACCCAAGGGGCGGGCGATCGATTATCGGAGACCACGACGATTTCGGAAGGACCGGCGATGGAATCGATCCCGACATGGCCGAACACCTCTCGCTTCGCTGCGGCAACATAGGCATTGCCGGGCCCGACGATTTTGTCCACCGACGCGATGGTCTCGGTCCCATAGGCGAGAGCCGCCACGGCCTGCGCGCCGCCAATCCGATAAATTTCCTCGATACCGCAAATCCGCGCCGCCGCCATGACGAGGGGATTGATCTGGCCGTCAGGGGTCGGCACCACCATGACCATCCGCGGCACAGCCGCCACCCTCGGCGGAATCGCGTTCATCAGAACACTTGAGGGATAGCTCGCAAGCCCCCCAGGCACATAAAGCCCCACGGCCTCGAGAGGCGTCCAGCGCCACCCGAGGGTGACACCTTCTTCATCCGTGTACAGTTCGTCATCGGGCATTTGCTTGCGATGATAGGTCTCGATCCGCGCGGCTGCCGCTTCGAGCGCCGCCACCGCCTCGGGAGAGGCACGATCGGCCGCCGCGTCCCGCTCGGCAACGGATATCGCAAGACTGTCCGCCTCGTGACTGTCAAACCGCCGGGTCAGGTCGCGTAACGCGCCGTCGCCCTCCTTGATCACCTGCTGGATAATCCCCCTCACCGCCTCGGCAACCGCTGGGGACGCCTCTTGCTTGCGGCTGAGAAGGGTCGTGAGTTGCCCGTCGAAATCGGCGGCGGCGGTGGTCAAACGCTGGACCATTCACCCCTCCTCATGGTTGGGTTTGTGCTTGGTCCGCCACGGGGCCGACAGGTCCTTCAGCGTGATATTGATCGCTTCGACATCGAGGGCGACGGTCCCGCCGCCGGCAAAATCCAAGGACACGGTGCCGCCATTCTCATCGCCGTCATAGCCGACGCGCAATAGGGCGAGAACGCCGGTCGCCCGATCCGCCGGCAGACCGCGGGTCCGCACCCTCACCACATCATCTATGTGAAGGCCGGTCCGGACACGATGAAAGGGGCCGCGGCGGCGGCGCACGCCCTCCTCCCATAAAAAGCGGTTCGCCACCCAGACGAACCGGCGCTCCGCCGGAAGATAGGCCGTATCCGCCAGGCGACCTGCGGCATCCTGAAGGATACTCGAGACCACCTCCAGATCCTCCCGGTCAGCGGCCATCAGGGCGAGAGGTGTATGGGAAACACGTGTCATAGAGCGCTCACATAGGGTGTCCTGGCCCAAGGGGAAATGGGGCCGCTTCGCAGGCGCGCGAATAGCCCGCTAGTCGGGAACAGCCACGCGCTCGACCAGGGCCCCGACGGCCCTCAATTTTTCGTCGAGGCGCTCAAATCCTCTGTCGAGATGATAGAGCCTGGACAAAAGGGTCTGTCCCTCCGCCGCGAGGCCCGCAACGATGAGGGACATCGACGCCCGCAGATCGGTGGCCATTACCGGCGCCCCCTTCAGAACCGGCTTGCCCCGCACGGTCGCCTGCTGCCCATCCACCCGGATATCGGCGCCCAGGCGCATCAGCTCAGGGACGTGCATGAAGCGATTTTCGAACACTGTTTCGCGGATCACGCTGGTCCCGTCGGCGAGGGCCATTAACGCC
This window harbors:
- a CDS encoding UPF0262 family protein codes for the protein MTERLVAIDIDEGSLGARSSEVDHERKVAMHDLLEENRFAPVGGEDKGPYRLKLFEQNGRLVFDVSTEAGDPLIQHHLSMTPFRRLIKDYFMLCETYYDAIRAAMPEKLETVDMARRSVHNEATELLQKRLEGKISTDFDTARRLFTLICSISLRASSRGDR
- a CDS encoding low molecular weight phosphatase family protein, with the protein product MGKATRSILFACNMNSVRSPIAEALARRLLGPGTRVESCGVYEGMLDPFVAEVLLENDLPVPQRPPQTFADVDLAEFDRVIALSPEAAAEARRLSGNVSYWEIDNPTDIRGGDEELRRAYRLCRDCLAERINSEFQSTTAISPAS
- a CDS encoding DUF2948 family protein, which produces MTRVSHTPLALMAADREDLEVVSSILQDAAGRLADTAYLPAERRFVWVANRFLWEEGVRRRRGPFHRVRTGLHIDDVVRVRTRGLPADRATGVLALLRVGYDGDENGGTVSLDFAGGGTVALDVEAINITLKDLSAPWRTKHKPNHEEG
- a CDS encoding Maf family protein, which gives rise to MSETGSNDTQSKAGPRLILASGSARRRALLTQIGYPPDEIHPADIDETPREDELPRLLAGRLAEEKAMVVADRYPGDVVVSGDTVVAAGRRILPKAETRDEAATCLSLLSGRSHRVYTGMACAGANREKIRTRIVETRVKVKTLSHTEIDLYLDSHQWSGKAGGYAIQGAFAAFIIQIVGSYSGVVGLPLYETANLLRDALGRAPAFPAD
- the hisD gene encoding histidinol dehydrogenase — its product is MVQRLTTAAADFDGQLTTLLSRKQEASPAVAEAVRGIIQQVIKEGDGALRDLTRRFDSHEADSLAISVAERDAAADRASPEAVAALEAAAARIETYHRKQMPDDELYTDEEGVTLGWRWTPLEAVGLYVPGGLASYPSSVLMNAIPPRVAAVPRMVMVVPTPDGQINPLVMAAARICGIEEIYRIGGAQAVAALAYGTETIASVDKIVGPGNAYVAAAKREVFGHVGIDSIAGPSEIVVVSDNRSPAPWVAADLLSQAEHDPSSQSILITDDAAFADAVEGAAEDLLAVSPREAITRRAWEQNSALIVVRRLGGDGMEVVNRLAPEHLELAVDKPEDLLPSIRHAGAIFLGRHTPEAVGDYVAGPNHVLPTARAARFSSGLSVADFLKRSSLIGCSAESLEVIGPLAMTLAEKEGLWAHGESVRQRLEDRGQ
- the infA gene encoding translation initiation factor IF-1 — encoded protein: MAKEELLEFQGTVEELLPNANFRVKLDNDHEIIAHTAGKMRKNRIRVLAGDKVLVEMSPYDLSKGRITYRFK